The following coding sequences lie in one Helicoverpa zea isolate HzStark_Cry1AcR chromosome 2, ilHelZeax1.1, whole genome shotgun sequence genomic window:
- the LOC124641832 gene encoding uncharacterized protein LOC124641832 — translation MSEQVEVKPDALPDLDDLLQCPVCYEIPSGQIFQCNEGHHVCGRCKMRLDVCPVCRALFFGTRNYAMEELIANVKKLRAFKLGGKVTTDTCSENNTPPKEDTTEVPENESVGDDVSEQSSQSTLRPPPACKGLFRCLSCKNGNGVRLPAARLLNHLRYFHSPELIEGKSDNGEYIQAWQFSTAPGRIVTAVRVADMGIFFLIIEISNDQVCAWLSMAASPWVAHEFSYTVTISGNDREAIFSDCVWSVRSCEGSLKKRGHCLVVNGQDARALIAPASINGKLSVRRTPADQLTTQTQPRAVLRVANRVNSVSNLDNSHTHAHDLEPFLQDLQNDVARLSRAFATLGREANALVRSEAEMRARIGIRHNNERTSNSSDGESPQMIENLLDNAERMQPSRSARRRMRQRLRAALNATPPPVPAPRIMNGPPRPNGPPRPNGPPRSNGPPRPNGPLMHNNNMPHHVMTGLALVQHLPVSLPPVAPRPVPPMQHLPVSLPVAPRPVPPPPVPPPVAPQTSSGVSNENGNGRQNKKKRRQRR, via the exons ATGTCCGAGCAGGTGGAAGTTAag ccgGATGCATTGCCGGACTTAGATGATCTGCTTCAATGTCCTGTTTGCTATGAGATCCCTTCAGGacaaatatttcaatgtaacGAGGGGCACCATGTATGTGGACGATGCAAAATGCGTCTTGATGTGTGTCCTGTTTGCAGAGCATTATTTTTTGGTACTCGAAATTATGCAATGGAAGAACTCATTGCTAATGTTAAAAAACTACGAGCTTTT aagCTTGGTGGAAAAGTCACTACAGATACTTGCTCTGAAAATAATACACCACCCAAAGAGGATACCACTGAAGTACCTGAAAATGAAAGTGTAGGTGATGATGTTAGCGAGCAGTCAAGT CAATCTACACTGAGACCTCCACCAGCTTGCAAGGGCCTCTTTCGTTGTCTCTCTTGTAAGAATGGAAATGGAGTTAGGCTCCCCGCAGCTCGCTTGCTCAATCACCTACGCTATTTCCACTCCCCAGAACTTATTGAG ggcAAATCTGACAATGGCGAATATATTCAAGCTTGGCAATTTTCTACTGCACCTGGAAGAATTGTTACTGCAGTACGAGTAGCAGACATGGGAATATTCTTTCTGATAATTGAAATAAGCA aTGATCAGGTGTGTGCATGGTTGTCCATGGCTGCATCTCCTTGGGTAGCGCATGAATTTTCCTACACAGTTACTATTTCTGGAAATGATCGTGAAGCAATTTTCTCTGATTGT gtGTGGTCTGTAAGATCCTGTGAAGGGTCTCTTAAGAAACGTGGGCATTGCCTCGTGGTGAATGGACAAGATGCAAGAGCATTGATTGCACCTGCATCAATCAACGGCAAGCTGTCTGTTCGTCGTACACCCGCTGACCAACTAACAACTCAGACTCAACCACGAGCCGTCCTACGAGTTGCCAACCGTGTCAACAGTGTCAGCAATCTTGACAACTCTCACACCCATGCTCATGACTTGGAGCCATTCCTGCAAGATTTACAAAACGACGTAGCTAGGCTTTCACGAGCATTTGCTACGCTCGGACGTGAAGCTAACGCATTAGTACGTTCCGAAGCAGAAATGCGAGCTAGAATCGGAATCAGGCACAATAACGAACGCACGAGCAATTCCTCTGATGGGGAATCCCCACAGATGATAGAAAATCTCCTAGACAATGCCGAACGTATGCAACCTTCGCGTAGTGCCCGCAGACGCATGCGACAGCGTCTGAGGGCCGCACTCAACGCTACGCCGCCACCTGTGCCAGCGCCTCGGATCATGAATGGTCCACCAAGACCGAATGGCCCGCCAAGACCGAATGGCCCGCCAAGATCGAATGGCCCGCCAAGACCGAATGGTCCCTTAATGCACAATAATAACATGCCACACCATGTTATGACTGGGCTCGCCCTGGTGCAGCATCTGCCTGTCTCACTGCCGCCGGTGGCTCCGCGCCCCGTACCGCCGATGCAGCATCTGCCTGTCTCACTGCCGGTGGCTCCGCGCCCCGTACCGCCGCCCCCCGTACCGCCGCCCGTCGCTCCACAGACGTCTAGCGGGGTGTCTAATGAAAACGGTAACGGCCGTCAGAATAAGAAGAAGCGACGTCAACGCAGATAA